The following nucleotide sequence is from Candidatus Zixiibacteriota bacterium.
GTAGTTTCGTCTGACTGTATGCCATGAGCAGCAATTTGTTCCGCGAGTGGAAGTCGACCAGTTTTCGCGCGCTCGGTTTTTTCATCGATTCACGAAACAATGCCAGCGCGTAGAGCCTGGTCAGCCAGTGGTGGCGGATTTGGATGTCGTTAAGCCGACCTTCGTCCTCGATCGCTTTGCCGCCGAATCGTTTCAGCACCTCGGCCGCAAACAGCCCGGACTCCTTGTGTGTTACGGTCATCGGGTTGTCCGCGCTGGAGCGGAGTTTGGCGCTCATCACGCCGCACGAGGGGGACTTGCGTTTGAGAATGAACCCGTCGACCTCCCGCACACCGGACAACCATCGCGACGAGAACTCATTCATGTCGTCGGTGACGTCGCGGCCGGTCGACGGCTGGTACAGCGCGATCCGCCGACCCTCCCGTACCAAGTGGATTGCGGGTCGGGGCGTGCCCAGTCCGATCTCGACTTCGGGACACACGGGAAGAAAGGTCACATGCGGCTGCAGTTTTTGTACGAACTTGTCCGACAGTCGTGCCCCGTTGTAGCGGCAGGCATCAAACTCGAGACACTTGCTGATGATGACAATAGGTTTTGGGAAATCGCGCAAACGCCGTCCTCCTGCCGCCGACGCGGACG
It contains:
- a CDS encoding DUF523 and DUF1722 domain-containing protein, with the protein product MRDFPKPIVIISKCLEFDACRYNGARLSDKFVQKLQPHVTFLPVCPEVEIGLGTPRPAIHLVREGRRIALYQPSTGRDVTDDMNEFSSRWLSGVREVDGFILKRKSPSCGVMSAKLRSSADNPMTVTHKESGLFAAEVLKRFGGKAIEDEGRLNDIQIRHHWLTRLYALALFRESMKKPSARKLVDFHSRNKLLLMAYSQTKLREMGKLVAALKAAPIADIVARYEALLESALSRQARIKQNINVAHHAFGYFKNDLTAREKQQFLNTVESYREELVPLSTVLAVLRAWEARYEKPYLTEQTFFEPYPEALTQVPVM